One Triticum dicoccoides isolate Atlit2015 ecotype Zavitan chromosome 5B, WEW_v2.0, whole genome shotgun sequence genomic window carries:
- the LOC119312389 gene encoding glycine-rich RNA-binding protein 3, mitochondrial-like, producing MAFLQKVGNALKRSAGSGSAMLQAVRSMSSSKVFVGGISYGTDDQSLADAFSNYGQVVESKVIMDRESGRSRGFGFVTYTSVEEAGAAITGMDGKDLQGRIVRVSYAHDRGSRPSFGGGGGYGGGGGGYGGGDGGYGGAGGAYGGGGGYSGGGGYGGGGRGGGYNSGGNYNSGYNSGGNYGAPQGEQGGYGGDAGFTGVGGGGYDAAPANNYGGDSLNQGGGAPPAFGGGNYGVGNDSYADDAPVDLPPGKLNDLLKDLKFDVGGKEDGAGEDAGLVDADTKRSEGQDDFLDDDFSKDEDDYANKRS from the exons ATGGCGTTCCTGCAGAAGGTCGGGAATGCCCTCAAGCGGTCCGCGGGCTCCGGCTCGGCGATGCTCCAGGCGGTCCGGTCCATGTCCTCCTCCAAGGTCTTCGTCGGAG GCATCTCGTACGGCACCGATGACCAGAGCCTCGCGGATGCGTTTTCCAACTACGGCCAAGTCGTGGAAT CCAAGGTGATCATGGACCGTGAATCTGGGAGGTCAAGGGGGTTTGGTTTCGTGACCTACACTTCGGTGGAGGAGGCTGGAGCTGCCATCACCGGAATGGATGGGAAG GATCTGCAGGGTCGGATAGTAAGGGTGAGCTATGCTCATGACCGTGGTAGTCGTCCAAgttttggcggcggtggcggctatggcggcggtggtggcggctatGGCGGTGGTGACGGTGGTTACGGTGGAGCTGGTGGTGCctatggtggtggtggaggctACAGCGGAGGTGGTGGATATGGGGGTGGAGGCAGAGGTGGTGGATACAATAGTGGTGGCAATTATAATTCAGGATACAACAGTGGGGGAAACTATGGTGCCCCTCAAGGCGAGCAAGGTGGCTATGGGGGTGATGCTGGTTTCACAGGGGTTGGTGGTGGTGGATACGATGCTGCTCCTGCCAACAACTATGGCGGCGATAGCCTGAATCAAGGGGGTGGAGCACCTCCTGCATTTGGAGGTGGAAACTATGGCGTAGGCAACGACAGCTACGCGGACGATGCCCCTGTTGATCTGCCCCCTGGTAAGCTCAATGACCTGCTGAAGGATCTCAAATTTGATGTTGGTGGCAAGGAGGATGGTGCTGGGGAGGACGCCGGCTTGGTTGACGCGGACACCAAGAGAAGCGAGGGACAGGATGACTTTCTTGACGACGACTTCAGcaaggatgaagatgactacgCCAACAAGAGAAGCTGA